In a genomic window of Paramicrobacterium chengjingii:
- a CDS encoding sulfatase family protein, with translation MKHSRPNIAMILTDDHAAHAIGAYGSIVNETPRIDEIACRGVTVENCFATNSLCSPSRASILTGTYSHVNGVTTLSTPIDASQPTFISLLREAGYRTAIVGKWHMGHGEGHDPQGFDYWDVVIDQGEYNDPQFLSAEGLRRETGYATDIITDLALNWIDGDDSDRPWCVLIYHKAPHRPWIPDEKHRGMYSAPIPLPRTFADDYSTRSTSTRRATMRIADFLAEEDLKQLPPEGLSYEDLAAWKYQRYMEDYLACVASVDDNVGRVIDHLTSSGEFDDTLLMYSSDQGFFLGEHGWFDKRFMYEESLRMPLVMSYPHQLPAQTRHSQIATNVDLAQTILEAAGVEAHPRMQGHSLWNQLCGEPGETDRNGMYYRYFENEDGFHRAPAHYGYRTTRYKLIYFYNDGLGLPGTGHYTYPPEWELYDLEADPDETNNVYDKSAYFQIREQLKADMWREQALLGDAPHPSQPRPELIGP, from the coding sequence ATGAAGCATAGTCGGCCCAACATCGCGATGATTCTGACAGATGATCACGCCGCTCACGCGATTGGGGCGTACGGCTCGATTGTGAACGAGACACCTCGAATCGACGAAATTGCGTGTCGCGGAGTCACCGTTGAGAATTGCTTTGCCACGAACTCATTATGCTCGCCGAGCCGAGCTTCAATCCTGACCGGAACGTACAGCCACGTCAACGGAGTAACGACACTCTCCACCCCCATCGACGCGAGCCAACCTACATTCATCAGCCTTTTGCGCGAAGCAGGTTACAGAACGGCAATAGTCGGTAAGTGGCATATGGGCCACGGTGAAGGACATGACCCGCAAGGTTTTGACTACTGGGACGTCGTGATTGACCAGGGCGAGTACAACGACCCACAGTTCTTGTCGGCCGAGGGGCTTCGTCGCGAAACGGGGTATGCCACGGACATCATCACTGACCTTGCTCTGAACTGGATCGATGGAGATGACAGCGACCGTCCGTGGTGCGTTCTCATCTATCACAAGGCCCCTCACCGGCCATGGATCCCTGATGAAAAACACCGTGGGATGTATTCCGCACCCATTCCACTCCCCCGCACATTCGCCGACGACTACTCGACTCGGTCCACCTCCACTCGTCGCGCGACGATGCGAATCGCCGATTTCCTTGCCGAGGAGGATTTGAAACAACTCCCTCCCGAAGGCCTCAGTTATGAGGATCTCGCCGCGTGGAAGTACCAGCGCTACATGGAGGACTATCTCGCGTGCGTTGCCTCGGTCGATGACAACGTCGGCCGTGTCATCGACCATCTCACTTCCAGTGGCGAATTCGACGACACACTCCTGATGTATTCCTCAGATCAGGGGTTCTTCCTCGGGGAGCATGGCTGGTTCGACAAACGCTTCATGTACGAAGAGTCTCTGCGCATGCCTCTCGTGATGAGCTACCCGCACCAGCTACCCGCACAGACGAGACATTCGCAGATCGCAACGAACGTCGATCTCGCCCAGACGATTCTCGAGGCGGCCGGCGTCGAAGCACATCCGCGCATGCAGGGCCACAGTCTTTGGAACCAACTCTGCGGCGAACCCGGTGAGACCGATCGCAACGGCATGTACTACCGCTACTTCGAAAATGAGGACGGTTTCCATCGTGCGCCAGCGCATTACGGGTATCGAACAACGCGGTACAAGTTGATCTACTTCTACAATGACGGCCTTGGACTGCCAGGAACCGGCCACTACACGTATCCCCCAGAATGGGAGCTCTACGACCTCGAAGCCGATCCAGACGAGACAAATAACGTCTACGACAAGTCTGCATATTTCCAGATTCGAGAGCAGCTGAAGGCAGATATGTGGCGTGAACAAGCCCTCCTGGGCGATGCTCCACACCCGTCACAGCCACGCCCAGAACTCATCGGTCCATAA